ACAACAGCTAACcaacattgctgtaaatgttgGTTAGCTGtcaatttttaattaaataaagatttgaaTTAACAAGGTCTGACTATGTGTTCGTGGAGTTTTTTCTCTCACCATGTTGGTACTAGCAGATAACGAGGGCTGCTCCTCCCAGCCCTGCCAAAATGGAGGGTTGTGCACTGAAGAGACTAGCTTCCCGTTCTTCCACTGCCAGTGTCTCAGTGGCTGGACAGGTAAACACTgcgagcagagcagcagagtccATGAGCCCCTGTCATCTTCATGCCCTTTAGCAGACTGTCATGGCAAAGCCAATGATAGTGTTTGTGACAAAGAATGCAACATCTTCACTTGCCGTTGGGACGGCGGCGACTGTTCTCTGGCAGTCAACCCCTGGGCTCGTTGCACACACCCTCACTGCTGGCGTGTCTTCAACAACAGCCAGTGTGATGAGTCCTGCAATAATGCTGACTGTCTGTATGACAACTTTGACTGCAAAAACAAGAGGGAAGTTTGCAAGTGAGTTTCCTTTTACTGTTCACAGGATTCCCCTTTTATTTCTGTAGTGGACTGAGAAATTTGAGCTGATCCCTCtgtttttttgcttctttaGTCCAATATATGAACCCTACTGTATCAACCACTATGCTGATGAAATATGTGACCAGGGCTGCAACTCAGAGCAGTGTGGCTGGGATGGCTTGGACTGCACAAAGACGGTTCCAGAAAACCTTGCTGATGGTGTCTTGGTTCTCATAGTTCTGCTGCCTCCAGAGGAGCTTCTCAACATTAGCAGGGCTTTTCTGCAGAAGTTAAGTTTAATCCTACACACTACGCTGCGCTTCCGGCGGGACCACAATGGAAAAGCCATGATACGTCCCTACACCCACCATGAGGGACGACTAAAGCAGGAGCTACAGCCTCAAAAGAAGGTCATCgggtcagtcagacagacagttaaCATAAAAGCTGAGGTTTTGTCATGAAGATTGTGCATTAAACTATTAACACTTGCTTCTCCTGTATTTCTGTAGCTCCATGGTGTACCTGGATATAGACAACCGTCTGTGCTCTCAGGGCTCTGAGGACTGTTTCCCTACAGCAGACACTGCTGCAGAGTACCTGGGAGGCCTGTCAGCCTTAGAAATGCTTCATTTCCCATACCCCATCAAAGAAGTCCATGGTATGTAGGGATACTTAAAGAACACAAAAAAGACCAGCAAGACTAAGAGGCACAAATGTGGGAGCTggaagctgttagctgctgctgctgctcccagctgctgccgctgctcCCAGCTGCCACCACTGGTCCAGCAgcaattttttaaatctttttgtgCCACTTACAGGTGAAATTTTTTATGAAATTTTATTAAATGCTGcagacttgttcagcatccccatctgtacaactttgctgaatttggttACCATGGAATATTATATTAAAGAGATACGGCAGTTAATATTTTGTATGATGATGTTTTACTAAAGGCCACAAGTTGGGAATATTGGTGCCATGCTTCAATATGTCGTGCACATTCTCACAGAGAACTTTCATTGaattaaagtctgtgtaaagcaataataaatatgtgttttgaatttttcacaccacagaaaaatgtgttattaaccaCTCAGTCaaattttaatgattaaaataattgcCAAGTTTATAAAATTAGGTTTCGAAATCATGAAAAAACAAGCAGTATTCTGAGCTCTGAAATGCTGGGGGCATGTCTGCTGAAGGTGCTGAAACCACATCCAACTGAACAGTCTGAGCCTCTGAGCTTAACAACGCTCATGCCAAACTCtcttaaaaaaatgtacaatttaaaataggccttgtttgaAGGTGTAAGACAAGCAACATCGATGATATTTCAACAATTAATGCTAGGAGCCACTGTTGACACctattttgttggtaaatgtggacttacttcagtaaaaatgtaacttaaatgagtAGTTAACAAGTGATCCATTACCAATCACTGTTATGttaaattgttctttttttcaatgAAGTTCGGTGTCAATGTTACTCACTTCTTTGAAAAGTGCCGATGAGGGCTGCATGAGTATGTCTGTAGTGATAGGACCTTATTTTCATCAGAGTTTAGTCTAAGATCGCTGATTATTGATACCCAAATAACAAACTCATAAGTTGTGTTCATCTAAATATGGTCAtctaaatacagtacataccaAATTTAGTGAAGATTAGAGGAACCATGTGCCaacagaagctaaaaaaaagtgattacCAGAAAATCAAAAATGGCAGAAGAATTTTATAAAtgcaaatgggcgtggcctatgTCAGTCAAATTGGCTTCATCCAAGGAacacactagggatgtgcacagggcccagtatttgtatttgtgtctgtatttgttgaggcagcaaaattatttgtatttgtattcgaataaaagtggacagaggcttagaaatcctgtttttgtttttattatgcttttaattgtagaaaattaaagtgttacaattagtgttcatgaagcttgtTCATGAAGCATGTGTCaatagctcagctttatctctggggaacacccccaactctgggagtgatgtccaaattaggaaatatgcgtcatgtagtaggtggatgtgactccccttgcTTAGACCTCCTGATAGACCtaacagaggagcagagcagagcagagacactgagatagcgatgtagCCTAACTGACCTGCAGTCTGGTATTTGAcatgctttatttttcttcctgaaaacaaataatttttgaaatatttatatgaaacaaatatttgtaaaaaaaaaaaaaaaacccactatttgtgctttgccgaatactatatttgtattcgggcacacccctagaaCACACTGTGCAAATGTTGTTTTACTACGCCTCATAGTTCATGAGTCATtagccaaaatgtaaaacacacaatGGCTGCATGGCCCATGTCATGAATGTTGTGACAGTCTCTTTAAGTTGCACTGAGAAATGAAGATTTGCAAGTATTTGAAAACTGTACTCAAGTTAAGTTTCAATATAAAAAGTTGCTCCCTTCCTCTGGTGCAACCTGAGTGGTTTCCTTTGTTGGAATTTGTGCACACTAAGTGTCGATGCCTGcagttttccatttttctgcCCGTCAGGTAAGGTAAAGTAAAGTAAGCAGTGCCTTTTATGAATGTTACCCAGTAATATAACCATTGTAGTCTCACTTTTTACTGCATGCTGTAGCCATTCTAGTAGCTCTGTGGGGTGTTTATACACCAGGAAACAAAAACTGTTGttgagtgaaagaaaaaatgagaaaactttCCCATTCCTTGGTTTTTGCAATCAGTGGGGCATATAACATATTGTATAACATTTGGCCTGAGGGTGGTGCCAGAGGAAAGGCCATAATGTTGAGTTAATCAATAACAAATGTTTCCTGTAGAAAAAGTGCTGATTTTAATTGCTCAAAAAACA
This genomic stretch from Thunnus albacares chromosome 14, fThuAlb1.1, whole genome shotgun sequence harbors:
- the LOC122997329 gene encoding neurogenic locus notch homolog protein 3-like, with product MLVLADNEGCSSQPCQNGGLCTEETSFPFFHCQCLSGWTGKHCEQSSRVHEPLSSSCPLADCHGKANDSVCDKECNIFTCRWDGGDCSLAVNPWARCTHPHCWRVFNNSQCDESCNNADCLYDNFDCKNKREVCNPIYEPYCINHYADEICDQGCNSEQCGWDGLDCTKTVPENLADGVLVLIVLLPPEELLNISRAFLQKLSLILHTTLRFRRDHNGKAMIRPYTHHEGRLKQELQPQKKVIGSMVYLDIDNRLCSQGSEDCFPTADTAAEYLGGLSALEMLHFPYPIKEVHGM